From one Dermacentor andersoni chromosome 1, qqDerAnde1_hic_scaffold, whole genome shotgun sequence genomic stretch:
- the LOC126547196 gene encoding uncharacterized protein, protein MMAKVVIALVLLALTVCGASGQGKGLGRGRGQGHGQGNGQGHGHGRGKKGGPVAVGGPLASGPLPGSGGGGHFRESGGFRQTEGHRVEEGFEQTDSFNRGQGNGAGFLATNAGVLESGLLQQVKGKFKIMGKVRGYTAASSLQQQQGQ, encoded by the exons ATGATGGCAAAAGTG GTCATTGCATTGGTGCTGCTGGCGCTGACAGTGTGCGGCGCTAGCGGCCAAGGCAAGGGCTTGGGCCGCGGCAGAGGCCAAGGTCACGGTCAAGGTAACGGCCAAGGTCACGGCCACGGACGAGGCAAGAAGGGCGGACCTGTTGCTGTTGGAGGGCCCCTGGCGTCAGGCCCACTCCCAGGCAGCGGAGGCGGCGGCCACTTTCGCGAGTCCGGTGGATTTCGGCAGACTGAGGGCCACCGGGTTGAAGAAGGCTTTGAGCAAACCGATTCCTTCAACCGAGGCCAAGGCAACGGGGCTGGTTTCTTGGCCACCAACGCCGGAGTGCTTGAGTCGGGTCTCTTGCAGCAGGTCAAGGGAAAGTTCAAGATCATGGGCAAAGTTCGTGGATACACGGCCGCCAGCTccttgcagcagcagcagggacAGTAG